From one Synechocystis sp. PCC 6803 substr. PCC-P genomic stretch:
- the trxA gene encoding thioredoxin: MAVKKQFANFAEMLAGSPKPVLVDFYATWCGPCQMMAPILEQVGSHLRQQIQVVKIDTDKYPAIATQYQIQSLPTLVLFKQGQPVHRMEGVQQAAQLIQQLQVFV; encoded by the coding sequence ATGGCCGTCAAAAAACAGTTTGCTAATTTTGCTGAAATGCTGGCCGGTTCCCCCAAGCCGGTGCTAGTGGACTTTTACGCTACCTGGTGCGGCCCCTGCCAAATGATGGCCCCCATTCTGGAGCAAGTGGGCAGTCATCTACGCCAACAAATCCAAGTGGTGAAAATTGACACTGATAAATATCCGGCGATCGCCACCCAATACCAAATCCAGTCTTTACCGACCTTGGTGTTATTCAAGCAGGGCCAACCAGTGCACCGCATGGAAGGCGTACAACAGGCCGCCCAGTTGATCCAACAGTTACAGGTTTTTGTGTAA
- a CDS encoding 2OG-Fe(II) oxygenase, which translates to MNRGAKVKTNGDNLALSTRAKKLLTKSIDTLETIIDNDQCSPQEKATIALKILEMAGIFTEFKHHSVDKLVAKAEEKIRRLQSQYPQINLSLSEPTLHQQSESIFLPGTYGEIKNFLSPEENQKIITEAIDKKEEYIKSNTTTKANQYRQSYVLFSQKIPALSALIRERIKQKLPELLGQLNFSPFEVAEIELQLTAHNDGCYYRIHNDAGSEKTASRQITYVYYFYQEPKAFSGGELRLYDTELKNNTITTHPKFQTITPINNSIIFFNSRCRHEVMSVVCPSREFAHSRFTVNGWIRKKMN; encoded by the coding sequence ATGAACAGGGGAGCAAAAGTAAAGACCAACGGAGATAACCTAGCCTTATCAACTAGAGCAAAAAAGTTATTAACTAAATCCATTGATACTTTAGAAACAATTATTGACAACGATCAATGTTCTCCTCAGGAAAAAGCAACGATAGCCCTAAAAATCCTCGAAATGGCAGGGATTTTCACCGAATTTAAGCATCACTCAGTGGATAAATTAGTGGCTAAGGCTGAGGAAAAAATTAGGCGATTACAGTCACAGTATCCTCAAATAAACCTCAGCCTATCGGAACCGACATTACACCAGCAGTCAGAATCAATATTTTTGCCCGGTACCTACGGAGAAATTAAAAACTTCTTATCACCGGAAGAAAATCAAAAAATCATCACAGAGGCTATTGATAAAAAAGAAGAATACATTAAATCTAACACTACTACTAAAGCTAATCAATATCGCCAATCCTACGTGCTTTTTTCTCAAAAAATTCCTGCATTATCAGCTTTAATACGGGAACGAATCAAACAAAAGTTACCGGAATTACTGGGTCAACTAAACTTTTCTCCCTTTGAAGTTGCAGAAATAGAATTACAACTCACAGCCCATAATGATGGTTGTTATTATAGAATCCACAATGACGCAGGTAGTGAAAAAACAGCTAGCCGACAAATTACCTATGTCTATTATTTTTATCAAGAACCGAAAGCTTTTTCTGGGGGAGAATTAAGGCTCTACGACACGGAGCTTAAAAATAACACCATTACTACCCATCCGAAGTTTCAAACCATTACCCCCATCAATAATTCTATTATCTTTTTTAATAGCCGTTGTCGCCACGAAGTGATGTCTGTGGTTTGTCCTTCTAGGGAATTTGCCCATAGTCGCTTCACAGTCAACGGCTGGATCCGCAAAAAGATGAATTGA
- the groL gene encoding chaperonin GroEL (60 kDa chaperone family; promotes refolding of misfolded polypeptides especially under stressful conditions; forms two stacked rings of heptamers to form a barrel-shaped 14mer; ends can be capped by GroES; misfolded proteins enter the barrel where they are refolded when GroES binds): MSKLISFKDESRRSLEAGINALADAVRITLGPKGRNVLLEKQYGAPQIVNDGITVAKEIELSNPEENAGAKLIQEVASKTKEIAGDGTTTATIIAQALVREGLRNVAAGANPVALRRGIEKVTTFLVQEIEAVAKPVEGSAIAQVATVSSGNDPEVGAMIADAMDKVTKDGVITVEESKSLNTELEVVEGMQIDRGYISPYFITDSDRQLVEFDNPLILITDKKISAIAELVPVLEAVARAGRPLLIIAEDIEGEALATLVVNKARGVLNVAAIKAPAFGDRRKAVLQDIAILTGGSVISEDIGLSLDTVSLDQLGQAVKATLEKDNTILVAGADKRASAGVKERIEQLRKEYAASDSDYDKEKIQERIAKLAGGVAVIKVGAATETELKDRKLRIEDALNATKAAVEEGIVPGGGTTLIRLAGKIESFKAQLSNDEERVAADIIAKALEAPLHQLASNAGVEGSVIVEKVKEATGNQGYNVITGKIEDLIAAGIIDPAKVVRSALQNAASIAGMVLTTEALVVEKPEPAAPAMPDMGGMGGMGGMGGMGMM, translated from the coding sequence ATGTCTAAACTTATTTCCTTTAAGGATGAATCCAGACGCTCTTTGGAAGCGGGGATTAATGCCCTGGCTGATGCGGTGCGGATTACCCTCGGCCCCAAAGGTCGCAATGTTTTATTAGAAAAGCAGTACGGTGCTCCCCAGATTGTCAACGATGGCATCACCGTAGCCAAAGAAATTGAACTGTCCAACCCGGAAGAAAATGCTGGAGCTAAGCTAATCCAGGAAGTTGCTTCCAAAACCAAGGAAATTGCTGGGGATGGCACCACCACCGCCACTATTATTGCTCAAGCTTTAGTGCGGGAAGGTCTGCGCAACGTCGCCGCCGGTGCTAATCCCGTGGCTCTCCGTCGGGGCATCGAAAAAGTTACCACTTTCCTCGTTCAAGAAATTGAGGCTGTGGCTAAACCCGTGGAAGGTTCGGCGATCGCCCAAGTGGCCACCGTATCCTCCGGTAACGATCCCGAAGTTGGGGCCATGATTGCCGATGCCATGGACAAAGTCACCAAAGATGGCGTCATCACCGTGGAGGAGTCCAAATCCCTCAACACCGAATTGGAAGTGGTGGAAGGGATGCAGATCGACCGGGGCTATATTTCTCCCTACTTCATCACCGATAGCGATCGCCAGTTGGTGGAGTTTGATAATCCTTTAATCCTCATCACCGATAAAAAAATCAGTGCCATTGCGGAATTGGTTCCCGTACTGGAAGCTGTGGCCCGGGCCGGTCGTCCCCTGTTAATCATTGCGGAAGACATTGAAGGAGAAGCCCTTGCTACCCTAGTGGTCAATAAAGCCCGGGGTGTACTCAACGTGGCCGCCATTAAAGCCCCCGCCTTTGGCGATCGGCGTAAAGCTGTGTTGCAAGATATCGCTATCCTCACCGGTGGTAGCGTCATTTCCGAAGACATTGGCCTGAGCCTCGACACCGTCAGCTTGGATCAATTGGGCCAAGCCGTTAAAGCCACTTTGGAAAAAGACAACACCATCCTCGTCGCTGGGGCCGACAAACGGGCTTCCGCTGGAGTCAAAGAGCGGATTGAGCAGTTGCGGAAAGAATATGCTGCTTCTGATTCCGATTACGACAAAGAAAAAATCCAAGAGCGCATTGCCAAACTAGCCGGTGGTGTAGCTGTGATTAAAGTCGGGGCCGCAACGGAAACCGAACTCAAAGACCGCAAACTCCGCATTGAAGATGCCCTCAATGCCACCAAAGCCGCAGTGGAAGAAGGTATTGTTCCCGGTGGTGGTACAACCCTAATTCGTTTAGCGGGCAAAATTGAAAGCTTTAAAGCCCAACTCAGCAACGATGAAGAGCGGGTTGCCGCCGACATCATCGCCAAAGCCCTGGAAGCTCCCCTGCACCAGTTGGCCAGCAATGCTGGGGTAGAGGGTTCCGTCATTGTGGAAAAAGTTAAAGAAGCTACTGGCAATCAAGGTTACAACGTCATCACTGGCAAAATTGAAGACCTGATAGCCGCTGGCATCATCGACCCCGCTAAAGTGGTACGTTCTGCTCTGCAAAATGCCGCTTCCATTGCTGGGATGGTGTTGACCACTGAAGCTTTAGTAGTGGAAAAACCTGAACCTGCGGCTCCCGCTATGCCCGATATGGGTGGCATGGGCGGAATGGGTGGTATGGGCGGCATGGGCATGATGTAA